In a genomic window of Sulfurisphaera tokodaii str. 7:
- a CDS encoding NAD(P)/FAD-dependent oxidoreductase — MIIIVGAGAHGLSLAYHLKKKGIKDVLIIEMKRVGYGSSSRNASRYRYHFYSEENIDYALKAIPYLISQSKELFLNSVTYKTGYLWILRSEEQISIFKKLDSLWKSKNIGGRFINCKEFDYLSVEGVCYYAPQDGAFHHDYILYSYYISVKDSYKIVFDKVSEIVIGSGKVKGIKTESGKFFESEKVVLTTGAWSGELLQKINIQPYIEPERKEIFITEPIKYFIKPLIIDKDIYFSQTLKGEIIGGTETKTERGFLPFTISIKEMSKFLQGLKQLVKNVSGLGILRGWSGYYEMTPDNSHIMGYGEEWPEDLYIDAGYSGHGMMFAPYSGKLMADLIADNKKDPAFSIFTPDRFAKNKLLKENLVI, encoded by the coding sequence ATGATAATAATAGTTGGAGCTGGAGCACATGGTCTTAGCTTAGCCTATCATTTAAAAAAGAAGGGTATTAAAGACGTACTAATAATCGAAATGAAAAGAGTAGGATATGGTTCTAGTAGTAGAAATGCAAGTAGGTATCGTTATCATTTTTACAGTGAAGAGAATATTGACTATGCATTAAAGGCAATACCTTATCTTATATCTCAAAGTAAAGAACTTTTCTTAAATTCTGTAACTTATAAAACAGGGTATTTGTGGATACTTAGAAGTGAAGAACAAATATCAATTTTCAAAAAATTAGACTCTTTATGGAAAAGTAAGAATATAGGAGGAAGATTTATTAATTGTAAAGAATTCGATTATCTTTCCGTTGAAGGAGTATGTTATTATGCACCACAAGATGGTGCATTTCATCATGATTACATACTTTATAGTTATTATATTTCAGTAAAAGATTCGTATAAAATAGTTTTTGATAAAGTTAGTGAAATTGTAATAGGAAGTGGCAAAGTTAAAGGTATAAAAACAGAATCTGGAAAATTCTTTGAATCTGAGAAAGTTGTCTTAACAACTGGAGCCTGGAGCGGTGAACTACTACAAAAGATAAACATACAACCATATATTGAGCCAGAGAGAAAAGAAATCTTTATTACTGAGCCCATAAAATACTTTATTAAGCCGCTTATTATAGATAAAGATATATATTTTTCTCAAACATTAAAAGGAGAGATCATAGGAGGAACAGAAACTAAAACAGAAAGAGGATTTTTACCATTCACTATCTCGATTAAAGAGATGAGTAAATTCTTACAAGGATTAAAGCAATTAGTAAAAAACGTATCTGGTCTAGGCATTTTACGTGGATGGAGTGGATATTATGAGATGACACCCGATAATTCTCACATTATGGGATATGGGGAAGAATGGCCAGAAGACTTATATATTGATGCTGGATATAGCGGACATGGCATGATGTTTGCTCCATATTCAGGTAAATTGATGGCTGATCTGATTGCTGATAACAAAAAGGACCCAGCATTTTCAATTTTTACACCAGATAGGTTTGCAAAAAACAAATTACTAAAAGAAAATCTAGTAATATAA
- the hemC gene encoding hydroxymethylbilane synthase: MRIRIAARGSKLSRIQVMMVENYLHKLGIETEFIEIKTKADLFQNEPLSKLGKGVFEKEVNQAVLDNKADVAVHSMKDILTEISENLEIYAVLPRDPPFDILISRKNLFNLEPNSIIGTSSIRRKNFLTFYRNDLNIKDLRGNIDTRLKKYFEGQYDGIIIAEASIYRLKEQVQYYRLDPHLFTPEANQGIIVVIGRKKDETIKKIFNEINDKDTLEIAIAERKALSIVGGGCHSPIGVYFEKYDKDFHGIISSSFGRKKITIEEYFHNMTPYEAGELLGKRFLEEIKNEGIIP; encoded by the coding sequence ATGAGAATAAGAATAGCCGCTAGAGGTAGTAAACTAAGCAGAATTCAGGTAATGATGGTTGAAAACTATTTACATAAATTAGGTATAGAAACTGAATTTATAGAAATTAAAACTAAAGCTGATTTATTCCAGAACGAACCTTTATCTAAACTAGGTAAAGGAGTATTCGAAAAAGAAGTAAATCAAGCGGTTTTAGATAATAAGGCTGATGTCGCTGTTCATAGTATGAAGGATATCTTGACTGAGATTTCAGAAAACTTGGAAATTTATGCTGTATTACCTAGGGATCCTCCATTTGATATTTTAATCTCAAGAAAAAACTTATTTAACTTGGAACCAAATTCAATTATAGGAACTAGTAGTATTAGAAGAAAAAATTTCCTAACTTTTTATAGAAATGATCTTAACATTAAGGATTTGAGAGGAAATATAGACACTAGATTAAAGAAGTATTTTGAAGGTCAATATGACGGCATTATAATAGCTGAGGCTTCAATATATAGGTTAAAAGAGCAGGTTCAGTATTATAGGTTAGATCCTCATTTATTCACTCCAGAAGCTAACCAGGGTATAATAGTAGTTATAGGAAGAAAAAAAGATGAAACAATAAAGAAAATATTTAATGAAATAAATGATAAAGATACATTAGAAATTGCTATTGCTGAAAGAAAAGCATTAAGTATTGTAGGGGGTGGATGCCATTCACCAATTGGAGTTTATTTTGAAAAATATGATAAAGATTTCCATGGAATAATTAGTTCTTCATTTGGTAGGAAAAAGATTACAATAGAAGAGTATTTTCATAACATGACTCCTTATGAAGCAGGGGAATTATTAGGTAAAAGATTCTTGGAGGAAATAAAAAATGAAGGTATTATTCCTTAG
- a CDS encoding alkaline phosphatase family protein, producing the protein MKVLLIIIDGASYKIIEKIKDKLPTINKLINSGFYGKLESVFPSLTPIALASLITGNLPEHNGITAPKIFIKGRSLSSPLSAFSSEGLKSDPIWAYLGKHGYKVTVTSNPQALPDKWKIKDVILFDPYKSKIKKCSDAKVLSEGENKILSNIWIVEKRNSKYLIVYTSPYGEKEIELEEGEWSEPIEILGKCGKDELKGTVFLHARHENVYVSPISFFNYKWGNNTELQEKIWNFIVSKHGMILDGDYHSLYKGIITLDEYLKTIELTYSFFLNYTLFMLENTSWDFAITYLPIVDNLQHLLYGINEEKAFEHIVKGYEMADEFIRAQLNYADVFFVCSDHGIAEVEKKIFINKFLEKINVLKLNDNEEIDWSKTKAYYGGGGQIRINLKNREKNGIVSHREFPKLVRYIVRNLENLVDEEKNERIFTSIVARESPANDREGDIYITGLKEKYGISSLVKKDMNIIEKIEYYKMTSGEHGYFRKDDLYGIIIFYDKKSNTRRKFISNAKIIDVAPTILKLFNVTNVKMDGKPIITLVEKYGDLNNY; encoded by the coding sequence TTGAAAGTATTACTAATCATAATAGACGGTGCATCATACAAAATAATTGAAAAAATTAAGGATAAACTACCTACTATAAATAAGTTGATAAATTCTGGTTTTTATGGAAAATTGGAATCAGTATTTCCTTCCCTTACTCCAATTGCATTAGCCTCATTAATAACTGGAAACTTACCTGAACATAACGGAATTACAGCACCTAAAATTTTTATAAAAGGACGCTCGCTATCTTCTCCTTTATCAGCGTTCAGTAGTGAAGGTTTAAAATCTGATCCTATTTGGGCATATCTAGGTAAACATGGATATAAAGTCACAGTAACTTCTAATCCTCAAGCACTACCAGATAAATGGAAAATTAAAGATGTAATATTATTCGACCCATATAAAAGTAAAATAAAGAAGTGCAGCGATGCTAAAGTTCTTTCAGAAGGAGAAAACAAAATCCTAAGTAATATATGGATTGTAGAGAAACGTAATTCTAAGTACCTCATAGTCTATACAAGCCCTTATGGTGAAAAAGAAATTGAATTAGAAGAGGGAGAATGGAGTGAGCCTATCGAAATTTTAGGTAAGTGTGGCAAAGATGAATTGAAAGGAACCGTATTTCTACATGCTAGGCATGAGAACGTATATGTAAGTCCTATTAGTTTCTTCAATTATAAATGGGGAAATAATACTGAATTACAAGAAAAAATATGGAATTTTATAGTAAGTAAACATGGAATGATCCTAGATGGAGACTATCACTCTTTATATAAAGGAATTATAACGTTAGATGAATATTTAAAAACTATCGAACTCACATACTCATTTTTTCTTAATTATACATTATTTATGCTAGAAAATACTAGTTGGGATTTCGCTATTACATATCTACCAATAGTAGATAACCTCCAACATTTACTTTACGGTATTAACGAAGAAAAAGCCTTTGAACATATAGTAAAAGGATACGAAATGGCAGATGAATTTATTAGAGCACAACTTAATTATGCAGACGTATTTTTCGTGTGTTCTGACCATGGAATAGCTGAAGTTGAGAAGAAAATTTTTATAAATAAGTTTCTTGAAAAAATTAATGTATTGAAATTAAATGATAATGAAGAAATAGATTGGAGTAAAACAAAAGCATATTACGGTGGAGGAGGCCAAATAAGAATCAATTTAAAAAATAGAGAAAAAAACGGTATAGTGTCACATAGGGAATTCCCAAAATTAGTAAGATATATAGTAAGAAACTTAGAAAATTTAGTTGATGAAGAAAAAAATGAAAGAATTTTTACATCTATTGTAGCAAGAGAATCTCCTGCTAATGATAGGGAAGGAGATATTTATATCACAGGTCTTAAAGAGAAATACGGAATAAGTAGTTTAGTTAAAAAAGATATGAACATAATAGAAAAAATTGAATATTACAAAATGACATCAGGAGAACATGGTTATTTTAGAAAGGATGATCTTTACGGTATTATTATATTTTATGATAAGAAGAGTAATACAAGGAGAAAATTTATTTCAAATGCAAAAATAATAGATGTGGCACCTACGATCTTGAAATTATTTAACGTAACAAATGTTAAAATGGATGGAAAGCCTATTATTACATTAGTAGAAAAGTATGGAGATCTCAACAATTATTAG
- a CDS encoding MBL fold metallo-hydrolase: MFDILDNGAILLGNNFTIDGHYRRLFRVITHFHSDHLLELDKSIKECSSIIATPITLDAASVLGYTIPKHKRIDLDYGITLDVLDEKIKLEKADHIMGASQVVVKSDNVELAYTGDFKNPGKGTPILNPDVLIIDATYGSPAHKRPYKHEAEILFSDYIRDALIQGPVRIFGYYGKLQEAMKILRQYDVDAPFIVAGKVKDLTNVAIKHGIKINDVFDEKSKEGKEIMKDGWYISFKHATEFKNRDNAATNFLLDGWIIKDFIRRVDQKSFIIGLSSHADFQDTIYYIENTTSDIIVVDGSRSKYAKDLVEYARKNIPKKDFIILPRL, from the coding sequence GTGTTTGATATACTAGATAATGGTGCCATTTTATTAGGCAACAATTTTACTATCGATGGGCATTACAGAAGGTTATTTAGGGTTATAACTCATTTTCATTCCGATCACCTACTAGAACTAGATAAAAGTATAAAAGAATGTTCTAGTATTATAGCTACTCCTATAACTTTGGATGCTGCATCAGTGTTAGGTTATACTATTCCTAAGCATAAAAGAATAGATCTAGATTATGGTATTACACTTGATGTATTAGATGAGAAAATTAAGCTCGAAAAAGCTGACCATATAATGGGTGCCTCTCAAGTGGTTGTAAAGAGTGACAATGTTGAATTAGCATATACTGGAGATTTTAAGAATCCAGGAAAAGGTACGCCTATATTAAATCCAGATGTTCTAATTATTGATGCAACCTATGGTAGTCCAGCCCATAAAAGGCCTTATAAGCATGAAGCTGAGATATTGTTTTCTGATTATATTCGTGATGCTTTGATTCAAGGTCCAGTTAGAATATTTGGTTATTATGGTAAGCTTCAAGAAGCTATGAAGATTTTAAGACAATATGATGTAGACGCTCCTTTTATTGTAGCTGGGAAGGTAAAAGATCTTACAAATGTTGCAATAAAACATGGTATAAAGATAAATGATGTATTTGATGAAAAGAGTAAAGAAGGCAAGGAAATAATGAAAGACGGCTGGTACATAAGCTTTAAACATGCTACGGAATTTAAAAATAGGGATAATGCAGCTACAAATTTTCTTCTAGATGGCTGGATAATAAAGGACTTTATAAGAAGAGTTGATCAAAAATCCTTTATTATAGGTCTAAGTAGCCATGCTGATTTCCAGGATACAATATATTATATTGAAAATACCACTTCGGACATTATTGTAGTTGATGGAAGTAGAAGTAAATATGCTAAAGATCTGGTAGAATATGCAAGGAAAAATATTCCTAAAAAGGATTTTATTATATTACCTAGGTTATAA
- a CDS encoding uroporphyrinogen-III synthase has product MKVLFLRPEGSNIPYNKNFIEISILKPECINYTVNLHEIDGLGFTSINAVRCFKDFDKIEGKAIFAVGPSTSEELIKRNIKNVIIPEEYTVENLVKLIKQNTKNPLLVRSLIAIDNSLDIKQIADYNLKADLQKLEEARELIEKCKVNIIVLTSSYIASLVKDFIKECEIIVSIGPSTSKVIKDKKNIYEAKEHDMKGILKLLKELGAYDG; this is encoded by the coding sequence ATGAAGGTATTATTCCTTAGGCCCGAAGGATCTAATATTCCTTATAATAAGAATTTTATTGAAATTAGTATTTTAAAACCTGAATGTATAAATTATACTGTTAATTTACACGAGATAGACGGCCTTGGATTCACGAGTATTAATGCAGTAAGATGTTTTAAAGACTTTGATAAAATTGAAGGAAAAGCTATATTTGCCGTAGGACCTAGTACATCGGAAGAGCTAATTAAGCGTAATATTAAAAATGTGATTATACCAGAAGAATATACTGTAGAAAATCTGGTAAAACTAATAAAGCAGAATACTAAAAATCCACTTCTAGTTAGGAGTTTGATAGCAATAGATAACAGTTTAGATATCAAGCAAATTGCTGATTATAATTTAAAAGCAGATTTACAAAAACTAGAAGAAGCCAGAGAGTTAATTGAAAAATGTAAAGTTAATATAATAGTTTTAACTAGCTCTTATATAGCTAGTTTAGTGAAAGATTTTATAAAAGAATGTGAAATAATAGTAAGCATAGGTCCGTCTACTTCTAAAGTAATTAAAGATAAGAAAAACATATATGAAGCGAAAGAGCATGATATGAAAGGAATTTTAAAATTATTAAAAGAATTGGGTGCTTATGATGGATGA
- the hemB gene encoding porphobilinogen synthase yields MVTFPTLRPRRLRKNKLIRDLVAETNLTASGLIQPIFIKENINEPEKIDSMPGVYRYPPNDHLIKFVEEVYSFGVKNFILFGIPSFKDEFASSAYDKNGIIQKSLRLLRQTFGEKILLITDECTDEYTSHGHCGIITQKDGKLCVNNDESLKVHALIAVSQAEAGADIIAPSSMMDGVVGAIRKALDEAGFTDTAIMSYSVKYASTFYSPFRDAAYSKPAFGDRRGYQMDPRNAFEALKEASLDIEEGADILMVKPAHTYLDVIRLVKTTFPQYPLAAYHVSGEYSMIKAAALNGWIDEKTAVLEITTAIKRAGADLIITYYAKDIANWIKEGVPF; encoded by the coding sequence ATGGTAACATTTCCAACTCTAAGACCGAGGAGGCTAAGGAAAAATAAGTTAATAAGAGACTTAGTCGCAGAAACAAACTTAACTGCTTCTGGGTTAATACAGCCTATTTTCATAAAAGAAAATATAAATGAACCAGAAAAGATAGATAGCATGCCTGGTGTTTATAGATATCCACCTAATGATCACTTGATAAAGTTTGTCGAAGAAGTTTATAGTTTTGGCGTAAAGAATTTTATTCTCTTCGGAATACCCTCATTTAAAGATGAATTTGCATCATCAGCATACGATAAAAATGGAATAATACAAAAATCACTAAGACTGCTTAGGCAAACTTTCGGAGAGAAAATATTACTAATTACTGATGAATGTACAGATGAATATACCTCTCACGGACATTGTGGAATTATTACACAAAAAGATGGAAAACTTTGCGTGAACAATGACGAAAGCCTAAAAGTTCATGCACTTATTGCAGTCAGCCAAGCTGAGGCAGGAGCTGATATTATAGCACCTTCATCAATGATGGATGGTGTTGTTGGAGCTATTAGGAAGGCATTAGATGAAGCGGGTTTTACGGATACTGCAATAATGTCGTATAGTGTAAAATACGCATCAACGTTTTATTCACCTTTTAGAGATGCAGCATATTCTAAACCAGCTTTTGGTGATAGAAGAGGATACCAAATGGATCCAAGAAACGCCTTTGAAGCATTGAAGGAGGCTAGTTTAGATATAGAAGAAGGAGCTGATATTCTTATGGTGAAACCGGCTCACACTTATTTAGATGTTATAAGATTAGTAAAGACAACCTTCCCACAATATCCATTAGCTGCGTATCATGTTAGTGGAGAATATAGTATGATTAAAGCAGCAGCCTTAAATGGATGGATAGATGAAAAAACAGCTGTTTTGGAAATAACTACTGCAATAAAGAGAGCTGGTGCAGATTTAATTATAACGTATTATGCTAAAGACATAGCTAATTGGATAAAAGAAGGTGTACCTTTTTGA
- a CDS encoding (2Fe-2S)-binding protein — MEISTIISKRKRRVIGISYYEEGLPHVEVNLNGKKINLANNFYRETSRIRIPFNVALFHRNPIIRKLSPKLSLFQKLPTKYFPSTSKSIEKVTVKRIIIGGGTAGITALDDKSLLITHELIGDLEYDYSPIPEIEREDLLEKIKEKIKKFHDRIIIGKFLGKFDEGLLFETKDKYLLLTAEDIIISVGGRTLRPIFNRNYIVGIVSRELYLRKLKNKYKNIVVLGFTNLTARTALNAEKAIIIYPRGIKPLFSKFYREQLEEKGIEIIEDNISDIKNKKDVIVISTYNGNLVKAQLVVFSIVKQPRIEIITNLGVDYRFNHTLHIYQPADSSKVIGGALGIMDEYISYLSATNTLDYKKVSIYEPGLFNNDVIQNNSPYLYGEGGIICECEDIDLNDVNFAKKLGFISVEDIKRITGLGTGHCQGKVCSIVAGSILKSPTLITFRSPIYPVSL, encoded by the coding sequence ATGGAGATCTCAACAATTATTAGTAAAAGAAAAAGAAGGGTTATAGGAATTAGTTATTATGAAGAAGGATTACCTCATGTAGAAGTAAATCTTAATGGGAAAAAAATTAATCTTGCAAACAATTTCTATAGAGAAACATCAAGAATTAGAATTCCTTTTAATGTAGCATTATTTCATAGAAATCCTATTATAAGAAAACTTTCACCTAAATTATCGTTATTTCAAAAACTTCCAACAAAGTACTTTCCTTCTACGAGCAAAAGCATTGAAAAAGTAACAGTAAAAAGAATCATTATAGGTGGGGGTACAGCTGGCATTACTGCATTGGATGATAAATCATTATTAATAACACATGAACTTATTGGGGACCTAGAATATGATTATAGCCCGATACCAGAGATCGAGCGGGAAGATCTATTAGAGAAAATAAAGGAAAAAATTAAGAAATTTCACGACAGAATAATTATAGGTAAATTTCTTGGTAAATTTGATGAAGGATTACTGTTCGAAACAAAAGATAAGTATTTGTTACTTACTGCTGAGGATATTATAATAAGTGTAGGAGGAAGAACGTTAAGACCCATTTTTAACAGAAATTATATTGTAGGAATAGTTTCAAGAGAATTGTATTTAAGGAAATTAAAGAATAAATATAAAAATATTGTTGTATTAGGTTTTACAAATTTGACAGCAAGAACTGCATTAAATGCTGAAAAAGCTATAATAATCTATCCTAGAGGAATTAAGCCCTTATTTTCTAAGTTTTACAGAGAACAACTTGAAGAAAAAGGAATTGAGATAATTGAAGATAATATATCTGATATAAAAAATAAAAAAGATGTTATAGTAATTTCTACGTATAATGGTAATTTAGTGAAAGCTCAATTAGTAGTATTTTCTATAGTAAAACAACCAAGAATAGAGATAATAACTAATTTAGGAGTGGATTATAGATTCAATCACACATTACATATCTATCAACCAGCAGATAGTAGTAAAGTTATAGGTGGTGCATTAGGGATAATGGATGAGTATATAAGTTATTTAAGTGCAACAAACACTTTGGATTATAAAAAAGTAAGTATATATGAGCCGGGATTGTTCAATAATGATGTGATACAGAATAATTCTCCATACTTATATGGAGAAGGCGGAATTATATGTGAGTGTGAAGATATTGATTTAAACGATGTAAATTTCGCTAAAAAATTAGGTTTCATTAGTGTCGAGGATATAAAAAGAATTACTGGATTAGGTACGGGCCATTGTCAAGGTAAAGTATGTAGTATAGTTGCTGGAAGTATTTTAAAAAGTCCTACTCTAATAACTTTCAGATCACCTATTTATCCGGTGAGCTTATGA
- the hemL gene encoding glutamate-1-semialdehyde 2,1-aminomutase produces the protein MSENLWKKALELFAGGVNSPVRAAVKPYPFYVEKSEGAFLYTIDGQRLIDYVLGYGPLILGHAHPYVKKKIIEQIEKGWLYGTPSKKEIELAEKIRSHIPSAEKIRFVNSGTEATMLAIRLARGYTKREKILKFDGNYHGAHDYALINAGSAVSEFNVIISSGIPTSIINTVIVCKYNDLDCVEKHLRTEEIAGVIVEPVMGNMGVILPEQDFLNGLRELTKTYNSVLIFDEVITGFRLGLSGAQGYFKVIPDLTTLGKIIGGGLPIGAVTGKKEIMSNLTPEGKVFNAGTFNANPLTMAAGIATIEVLETTNAYDIANKASKEIAEELDNSLSKKNFKYTINRIQSMFQFFIGISKVTNADDARLANKDLYVKIHEKLLKLGVFIPPSQFETIFTSSSHSDEIVNLTIEAIHKVVSEI, from the coding sequence TTGAGCGAAAATCTTTGGAAGAAAGCCTTAGAATTATTTGCTGGAGGAGTAAATAGCCCTGTAAGAGCTGCCGTTAAACCATACCCCTTTTATGTTGAAAAAAGTGAAGGAGCATTCCTTTATACGATAGATGGACAAAGACTCATAGATTATGTTCTAGGATATGGCCCACTAATATTAGGTCATGCACATCCATATGTTAAAAAGAAGATAATAGAACAAATAGAGAAAGGCTGGTTATACGGAACCCCTAGTAAAAAGGAAATTGAATTAGCTGAAAAAATAAGATCTCATATACCATCTGCTGAAAAGATTAGATTTGTTAACAGTGGTACTGAAGCAACAATGTTAGCAATACGCTTAGCTAGAGGATATACAAAAAGAGAAAAAATATTAAAATTTGACGGAAATTATCACGGAGCTCACGATTACGCTTTAATAAATGCTGGTAGTGCTGTATCAGAGTTCAATGTTATTATATCTTCAGGCATTCCAACTTCGATAATTAATACTGTAATAGTGTGTAAATATAATGACCTTGACTGCGTAGAAAAACACCTTAGAACTGAGGAAATAGCTGGAGTTATAGTTGAACCAGTAATGGGAAATATGGGAGTGATTTTACCAGAGCAAGACTTTCTTAATGGATTAAGAGAACTTACGAAAACATATAATTCTGTACTTATATTCGATGAAGTAATAACTGGTTTTAGATTAGGACTTAGTGGCGCTCAGGGATATTTTAAGGTAATCCCAGATTTAACTACTTTAGGAAAGATTATTGGTGGTGGCTTACCAATAGGTGCAGTTACTGGAAAAAAAGAAATTATGAGTAATCTTACCCCAGAAGGAAAAGTATTTAATGCTGGTACATTTAATGCTAATCCTCTTACAATGGCTGCAGGAATAGCTACAATAGAAGTTCTAGAGACAACAAATGCATATGATATAGCTAATAAGGCTTCAAAAGAAATAGCAGAAGAACTAGATAATTCTTTATCTAAAAAGAATTTTAAATATACTATAAATAGAATACAAAGCATGTTCCAATTCTTTATAGGTATAAGTAAAGTAACTAATGCTGATGATGCTAGGTTAGCTAATAAAGATCTCTATGTAAAGATTCATGAAAAACTGCTGAAACTAGGCGTTTTCATTCCTCCTAGTCAATTTGAGACAATATTTACATCTAGTTCACACTCTGATGAGATAGTAAATCTTACTATTGAAGCAATTCATAAGGTGGTTAGCGAAATATGA
- a CDS encoding glutamyl-tRNA reductase, giving the protein MSDEFIDINNYIAIVYTYKTVGISKLYEHYVKDQELLLLKGLIKGEISVLQTCNRAETYLYTYNKEEFKDFLQKLDEIHGKQISKDAMILKGEDAVKHLFEVASGLDSLAIGEYEILRQLKESIEKSKKLGLSSEKLEFLFKNAIKVGRKIRQQTEISKGKTGIYALAVEYAKHVSNNNIGNVKIAIVGAGEIGNKLALMLKNEGAQNVTIFNRTYEKALEVANKYGFKAEPLDFYKINNYDIVFVAIYYDKKINLPNPKLVIDLSVPQIVLGNNVITLENLRSISDKIMETKILSLQKAEELIHIEIENFKNEIIKYNQNRLISKFMKRIEDIREAEINRAYAEILKHANDKEEIKNIIDKMTNSMLKKIFSPLFETVRKNEDMANYINNIFEILSNGNISNSKTEEAKEK; this is encoded by the coding sequence GAATTTATAGATATAAACAATTATATAGCAATAGTATATACATACAAAACAGTTGGAATAAGTAAGTTATATGAACATTATGTTAAAGATCAAGAATTGTTATTGCTAAAGGGACTAATAAAGGGAGAAATTAGTGTATTACAAACATGTAACAGAGCAGAGACATACTTATATACATATAACAAAGAAGAATTTAAAGATTTTTTACAGAAATTAGATGAAATTCATGGAAAACAGATTAGTAAAGATGCTATGATCTTAAAAGGGGAAGATGCAGTAAAGCATTTGTTTGAGGTAGCATCTGGTTTAGACTCACTTGCTATAGGCGAATACGAAATACTTAGACAATTGAAAGAAAGCATTGAAAAAAGTAAAAAACTTGGATTAAGCAGTGAAAAACTAGAATTTCTTTTTAAAAATGCTATAAAGGTAGGAAGAAAAATTAGACAACAAACGGAAATTTCAAAAGGAAAAACTGGTATATATGCATTAGCTGTTGAATATGCTAAACATGTATCAAATAATAACATAGGCAATGTAAAAATTGCTATAGTAGGAGCCGGAGAAATTGGAAATAAACTAGCTCTAATGTTGAAGAATGAAGGAGCTCAAAATGTTACAATATTTAACAGAACATACGAAAAAGCGTTAGAAGTTGCCAATAAGTATGGTTTTAAAGCAGAACCATTAGATTTTTATAAAATAAATAATTATGATATTGTATTTGTTGCAATATATTATGATAAAAAAATAAATCTACCAAATCCTAAACTAGTAATTGATCTTTCTGTTCCCCAGATTGTTTTAGGTAACAATGTTATTACGTTAGAAAATTTGAGATCTATCTCAGATAAAATAATGGAAACAAAAATATTAAGTTTACAGAAAGCTGAGGAATTAATCCATATAGAGATAGAGAATTTTAAGAATGAAATTATTAAATATAATCAAAATAGACTTATTTCTAAATTTATGAAAAGAATAGAAGATATTAGGGAAGCTGAAATAAATAGAGCTTATGCAGAAATTTTAAAACATGCTAATGATAAAGAAGAGATAAAGAATATTATTGATAAAATGACTAATTCAATGCTTAAAAAAATCTTTTCACCGCTTTTTGAAACCGTTAGAAAAAATGAAGATATGGCAAATTACATTAACAACATTTTCGAAATATTAAGTAATGGTAACATTTCCAACTCTAAGACCGAGGAGGCTAAGGAAAAATAA